One region of Streptomyces sp. NBC_00442 genomic DNA includes:
- a CDS encoding phosphatidate cytidylyltransferase: MSTYGRTVLVSVGVLGVSGLAVAALPARIRVRAEVRKRWRTWALAAPVYLGALFLGGGGACALAAALGLVAMTEYVRMTGLRRAEAAVLVAASVALPMLAWAAPSALDARTIGLLLPVAALPSLLRGDPESGFTAAARTVFALLWIAVPLTALVTLGETAAAVGIAVALGDVGAWCGGTFLGRRGALARPLSPLSPHKTWAGVLGTALSTGLVLWAVGAWSPLLWAAVALGCVLGDLLESMVKREAGVKDAGSWLPGFGGLLDRVDSLLLALLLTTAVTR, encoded by the coding sequence ATGAGTACGTACGGCCGTACGGTGCTGGTGAGCGTCGGAGTGCTCGGGGTGAGCGGCCTCGCTGTGGCGGCCCTGCCGGCGCGGATCCGGGTGCGGGCCGAGGTGCGCAAGCGGTGGCGGACCTGGGCGCTGGCGGCGCCGGTCTATCTCGGCGCCCTGTTCCTCGGCGGCGGCGGGGCGTGCGCCCTGGCGGCGGCGCTGGGCCTGGTCGCGATGACGGAGTACGTGCGGATGACGGGCCTGCGCCGCGCGGAGGCGGCGGTGCTCGTCGCGGCCTCCGTGGCGCTCCCCATGCTCGCCTGGGCGGCGCCCTCGGCGCTCGACGCGCGCACCATCGGCCTTCTCCTGCCGGTCGCGGCCCTTCCCTCGCTGCTGCGCGGCGACCCGGAATCCGGCTTCACCGCCGCGGCCCGCACGGTCTTCGCGCTGCTGTGGATCGCGGTCCCGCTGACCGCGCTGGTCACGCTCGGCGAGACGGCCGCCGCGGTGGGCATCGCGGTCGCGCTCGGCGATGTGGGCGCGTGGTGCGGCGGTACGTTCCTGGGCCGCCGCGGCGCCCTGGCCCGCCCGCTCTCGCCGCTCTCCCCGCACAAGACCTGGGCGGGAGTTCTCGGCACCGCACTCTCAACCGGCCTTGTCCTCTGGGCAGTTGGGGCATGGTCCCCGCTTCTGTGGGCGGCGGTGGCGCTCGGCTGCGTCCTGGGGGACCTGCTCGAATCCATGGTGAAGCGGGAGGCCGGGGTGAAGGACGCGGGGAGCTGGCTCCCCGGCTTCGGCGGCCTGCTCGACCGCGTCGACTCCCTCCTGCTCGCCCTGCTGCTCACGACGGCGGTGACCCGATGA
- a CDS encoding cupin domain-containing protein has product MSKSHETDETHETNETDGLNELNRSGGPRVQALDVAQVAPREVAPGVVSRRLTRTDHARGWLIDFAPGSEWPEVDVHTEEERYYVISGEIIDGDGVFGAGSYVVFDAGTSHRPRSVTGARMLGVSIRVP; this is encoded by the coding sequence ATGAGCAAATCGCACGAGACGGACGAGACGCACGAGACGAACGAGACGGACGGGTTGAACGAGCTGAACAGGTCGGGCGGGCCCCGGGTCCAGGCGCTTGACGTGGCGCAGGTCGCGCCGCGGGAGGTGGCCCCGGGCGTCGTGTCCCGCCGCCTGACCCGCACCGACCACGCCCGCGGCTGGCTGATCGACTTCGCGCCGGGCAGCGAGTGGCCGGAGGTCGACGTGCACACGGAGGAGGAGCGGTACTACGTGATCAGCGGAGAGATCATCGACGGGGACGGGGTGTTCGGGGCGGGGTCGTACGTCGTCTTCGACGCGGGTACGTCGCACCGGCCGCGCTCGGTGACGGGCGCACGGATGCTGGGGGTGAGCATCCGGGTGCCCTGA
- a CDS encoding CDP-alcohol phosphatidyltransferase family protein — protein MNGLYALKPWYADRLSGVRGALARRGVSPDALTAAGVVSAAGAAAALALLPAPLAALPVAALLAARLAFANLDGALARDTGRTTRRGALLNELGDRAADLAVLAGFLPLAPLWLVSTAGLAATLPSWVALAGSAAGAPRRNGGPVGKTERCLLVAVAAASGWAVPVLLLIAIGSLLTAAVRCAWLWRELAA, from the coding sequence ATGAACGGCCTCTACGCACTCAAGCCCTGGTACGCGGACCGGCTCTCCGGCGTCCGCGGGGCGCTCGCCCGGCGCGGGGTGTCGCCCGACGCCCTGACCGCGGCGGGCGTGGTGAGCGCCGCGGGAGCGGCCGCGGCGCTCGCCCTGCTGCCCGCGCCGCTCGCCGCCCTGCCGGTCGCGGCGCTCCTCGCGGCCCGGCTCGCCTTCGCGAACCTGGACGGCGCGCTGGCCCGCGACACCGGGCGCACCACACGACGCGGCGCGCTCCTGAACGAACTGGGCGACCGGGCGGCCGACTTGGCGGTGCTCGCGGGATTCCTGCCGCTGGCCCCGCTCTGGCTGGTGTCCACCGCGGGGCTCGCCGCGACCCTGCCGTCGTGGGTCGCGCTCGCCGGCTCGGCGGCCGGCGCGCCGCGCCGCAACGGCGGCCCGGTCGGCAAGACCGAGCGCTGTCTCCTGGTGGCCGTGGCGGCCGCTTCGGGCTGGGCGGTCCCGGTTCTGCTGCTGATCGCGATCGGCTCGCTGCTCACGGCCGCCGTGCGATGCGCCTGGCTGTGGCGGGAGTTGGCGGCATGA
- a CDS encoding phosphocholine-specific phospholipase C, whose amino-acid sequence MTPISRRGFVALGAGVAAGSVLPPSAARAVGPAVTSTAAASATGTIKDVKHVVILMQENRSFDHYFGRLKGVRGFGDKSGILLAGGQPVFNQPNGTGRQYPWKLSSTPGAGGADGETLAQCSGDLPHSWTSQHAAWNKGRMDSWVSGVGNVRSLGHLERGDIPFHYALADNYTVCDAYFSSTLSATGPNRTFLWSGKVDGTSYDGGDESGLTWETYAEALQRAGVSWKVYQNANDNYGDNGLAYFKRFTSAPAGDPLHDRGMGSVPSVTGSTPDDIAAAIKADAIAGRLPQVSWVVANQAFSEHPYAPPGDGAHFVDLVYRALAAAPDVFDSTVLFLNYDENDGFFDHVPPPSPPAGTAGEFLNGVPYGLGFRVPMVVMSPWTRGGWVSSEVFDHTSVLRFLETWTTALGTPASCPGISAWRRKVTGDLTGVFDFASPVYGMPSGLPATKVIGIATCGPLPNPAPQNNALPAQESGTRPARALPYQPNGNLDRFEFKAGGQILAWFGMANQGSPATSAAHFSIHPNAYRDTTPWQYTVDPGGTASDFFQIGTAAGAGAYDFTMVGPNRFLRRFVGDATKPGKSVEVAARYAVESGTGKMAVWFRMTNSSAASVKFTITSNQYRTGTWKYTVPAGGSTEDFFNAVALQNGWYDFTVTADCDSTWSRRYTGHIETGAASVSG is encoded by the coding sequence ATGACACCGATCAGTCGTAGGGGTTTCGTGGCACTCGGTGCGGGCGTTGCGGCCGGCTCCGTGCTGCCACCGTCGGCGGCGCGGGCCGTCGGTCCGGCGGTCACGAGCACGGCGGCCGCCTCGGCGACCGGCACCATCAAGGACGTCAAACACGTGGTGATCCTGATGCAGGAGAACCGCAGCTTCGACCACTACTTCGGCCGCCTCAAGGGTGTCCGGGGCTTCGGCGACAAGAGCGGCATCCTGCTGGCCGGCGGGCAGCCCGTCTTCAACCAGCCCAACGGCACCGGCCGCCAGTATCCGTGGAAGCTCAGCTCGACACCGGGTGCGGGCGGCGCGGACGGCGAGACGCTCGCCCAGTGCAGCGGCGACCTGCCGCACAGCTGGACCTCGCAGCACGCGGCATGGAACAAGGGCCGCATGGACAGCTGGGTCTCCGGTGTCGGAAACGTCCGCTCGCTGGGCCATCTCGAACGCGGCGACATCCCCTTCCACTATGCGCTCGCCGACAACTACACGGTCTGCGACGCCTACTTCAGCTCCACGCTCAGCGCCACCGGACCCAACCGCACCTTCCTGTGGAGCGGCAAGGTCGACGGCACCAGCTACGACGGCGGCGACGAGTCGGGCCTGACGTGGGAGACGTACGCGGAGGCGCTCCAGCGCGCCGGGGTGAGCTGGAAGGTCTACCAGAACGCCAACGACAACTACGGCGACAACGGGCTCGCGTACTTCAAGCGGTTCACCTCCGCGCCGGCGGGCGATCCGCTGCACGACCGCGGCATGGGGTCCGTCCCGTCGGTCACCGGCTCCACCCCTGACGACATCGCCGCCGCCATCAAGGCCGACGCGATCGCCGGAAGGCTCCCCCAGGTCTCCTGGGTCGTCGCCAACCAGGCGTTCTCCGAGCACCCCTACGCCCCGCCCGGCGACGGCGCGCACTTCGTCGACCTGGTGTACCGCGCGCTCGCGGCGGCCCCCGACGTCTTCGACTCGACCGTCCTGTTCCTCAACTACGACGAGAACGACGGCTTCTTCGACCACGTGCCCCCGCCGTCGCCGCCCGCCGGGACGGCCGGCGAGTTCCTGAACGGCGTCCCGTACGGTCTGGGCTTCCGGGTGCCGATGGTGGTCATGTCGCCCTGGACGCGCGGTGGCTGGGTCTCCTCCGAGGTCTTCGACCACACGTCGGTGCTGCGCTTCCTGGAGACGTGGACGACGGCGCTCGGCACCCCGGCGAGCTGTCCCGGCATCAGCGCCTGGCGCCGCAAGGTCACCGGCGACCTGACCGGGGTCTTCGACTTCGCGTCGCCCGTGTACGGCATGCCGTCCGGGCTGCCCGCCACCAAGGTGATCGGGATCGCCACCTGCGGCCCGCTGCCCAACCCGGCGCCGCAGAACAACGCACTGCCCGCACAGGAGTCCGGCACCCGGCCGGCCCGCGCGTTGCCCTACCAGCCGAACGGCAACCTCGACCGGTTCGAGTTCAAGGCCGGCGGGCAGATCCTGGCCTGGTTCGGCATGGCCAACCAGGGCTCCCCCGCGACCAGCGCCGCGCACTTCTCGATCCACCCCAACGCCTACCGCGACACCACACCGTGGCAGTACACGGTCGATCCGGGCGGCACCGCGAGCGACTTCTTCCAGATCGGCACGGCCGCGGGCGCGGGCGCGTACGACTTCACCATGGTGGGCCCCAACCGCTTCCTGCGCCGCTTCGTCGGCGACGCCACCAAGCCGGGCAAATCCGTGGAGGTGGCGGCGCGCTACGCCGTCGAGTCCGGGACGGGCAAGATGGCGGTCTGGTTCAGGATGACCAACTCCTCCGCCGCGTCGGTGAAGTTCACCATCACCTCGAACCAGTACCGGACGGGCACCTGGAAGTACACCGTGCCCGCGGGCGGGTCCACCGAGGACTTCTTCAACGCGGTGGCCCTCCAGAACGGCTGGTACGACTTCACGGTCACGGCCGACTGCGACAGCACCTGGTCGCGCCGCTACACCGGGCACATCGAGACGGGCGCGGCGTCGGTCAGCGGATGA
- a CDS encoding lysophospholipid acyltransferase family protein: MTTTLTPAKRTRTGARPRLAALARRALWWCALTLTGGVERRGHLPRGGCVVVANHSSHADTAALLAALDARHTPAIGAAADYWFASPWRRRVCSRLAAGFPVRRSGGGMEDLLAMADGLRAGRAVVLFPEGTRGHDGEVGSFHRGALVLAEHAGVPVVPVGIAGTDRLLPKHGRFRSALIRVRIGAPLPPSATPDEAREAVAALHARTNAEALRDSPLRRRVAALAASRAGLLLAFAWAFTEALSWPLMPELLLAAVCAAAPRRAVPLALSALAGSLAGSVLALQLALSGVHMPAPLTTDRMRTEVRHELSTQGASAVRHQPWDGIPFKVYAAEAGRTGIPTTSWLREAAVPRGSRTLTVGLVFGGLALLARRWRRWYGVYLVLLGAGFGVGLGVIVGAWS, translated from the coding sequence ATGACGACGACCCTGACCCCGGCGAAGCGGACCAGGACCGGGGCCCGGCCGCGGCTCGCCGCGCTGGCCCGGCGCGCCCTGTGGTGGTGCGCCCTGACCCTGACCGGCGGGGTGGAACGCCGGGGGCATCTGCCGCGCGGCGGCTGCGTGGTCGTCGCCAACCACTCCTCGCACGCCGACACCGCGGCCCTGCTCGCCGCGCTCGACGCCCGCCACACCCCGGCGATCGGGGCCGCGGCCGACTACTGGTTCGCCTCGCCGTGGCGGCGCCGCGTGTGCAGCCGGCTCGCCGCGGGCTTCCCGGTGCGGCGCTCCGGCGGCGGCATGGAGGACCTGCTCGCCATGGCCGACGGGCTGCGCGCGGGCCGGGCCGTGGTCCTCTTCCCCGAGGGCACCCGCGGCCACGACGGCGAGGTCGGCTCGTTCCACCGGGGCGCCCTGGTCCTTGCGGAGCACGCGGGGGTGCCGGTGGTGCCGGTGGGCATCGCGGGCACGGACCGGCTGCTGCCCAAGCACGGCCGGTTCCGCTCCGCCCTGATCCGGGTGCGCATCGGGGCGCCACTGCCGCCGTCGGCCACGCCGGACGAGGCACGGGAGGCGGTGGCGGCGCTCCACGCCCGCACGAACGCGGAGGCCCTGCGCGACTCGCCGCTGCGCCGCCGGGTCGCGGCCCTCGCGGCCTCACGGGCCGGCCTCCTCCTGGCCTTCGCCTGGGCGTTCACGGAGGCCCTCAGCTGGCCCCTGATGCCGGAACTCCTCCTCGCGGCGGTGTGCGCCGCGGCCCCGCGCCGAGCCGTCCCGCTCGCCCTCTCGGCCCTCGCGGGCAGCCTCGCGGGCAGTGTCCTCGCGCTTCAACTGGCCCTGTCCGGTGTGCACATGCCGGCGCCGCTGACGACGGACCGGATGCGGACGGAGGTCCGTCACGAGCTCTCCACCCAGGGCGCGTCGGCGGTCCGTCACCAGCCGTGGGACGGCATCCCGTTCAAGGTGTACGCCGCGGAGGCGGGCCGCACGGGAATCCCCACGACCTCCTGGCTGCGCGAGGCCGCCGTCCCGCGCGGCTCCCGCACCCTGACGGTGGGCCTCGTCTTCGGCGGCCTGGCCCTGCTCGCCCGGAGGTGGCGGCGCTGGTACGGGGTGTACCTGGTGCTGCTGGGTGCGGGATTCGGGGTGGGGCTCGGGGTGATCGTGGGGGCGTGGTCGTGA